One part of the Augochlora pura isolate Apur16 chromosome 3, APUR_v2.2.1, whole genome shotgun sequence genome encodes these proteins:
- the LOC144467856 gene encoding uncharacterized protein LOC144467856 isoform X1: MWMTLASGLQVAASAVDDAPEVTVEDSVDPTGIPGLDKQLPTREQLLEMLDSMTGLSEEEKNSIRDDLLESLRVESSGPLVGNDLTMQTIVLLSLLGLVALIFVFFVYKLFKCLSEREAKREEKKRQKQLKKKK; the protein is encoded by the exons ATGTGGATGACACTGGCGAGCGGTCTTCAGGTGGCAGCGTCCGCGGTGGATGACGCGCCGGAAGTCACTGTCGAGGACTCCGTGGACCCTACCGGGATTCCGGGGCTCGACAAACAGCTCCCGACCCGGGAACAGCTGCTCGAGATGCTAGATTCGATGACAGGCTTGTCCGAGGAGGAGAAGAACAGTATCAGGGACGACTTACTAGAAAGTCTGCGAGTGGAGAGCTCGGGGCCGCTAGTTGGAAACGACTTGACTATGCAGACCATAGTCCTGTTGTCCCTGCTGGGATTAGTCGCCCTAATTTTCG TGTTCTTCGTCTACAAGCTGTTCAAGTGTCTGTCGGAGCGGGAAGCGAAGAGGGAGGAAAAGAAGAGGCAGAAACAgctgaagaagaagaagtag
- the LOC144467856 gene encoding uncharacterized protein LOC144467856 isoform X2: MEQILNALKSKGVMTDGLQERLSQFLPDEAKEKLFQLFEKFKALNAEEKEQFIDTVFGKVQQSVEQGMELEESPSFLHTHSYTIFIFAVLLIILVIVFFVYKLFKCLSEREAKREEKKRQKQLKKKK; the protein is encoded by the exons ATGGAGCAGATATTGAACGCTTTGAAGAGCAAAGGCGTGATGACGGATGGCCTTCAGGAGAGGTTGTCCCAATTTTTACCGGACGAGGCCAAGGAGAAGCTGTTCCAGCTCTTCGAGAAATTTAAAGCGTTGAACGCCGAGGAGAAAGAGCAGTTCATCGATACTGTGTTCGGAAAGGTGCAGCAGTCCGTGGAGCAAGGAATGGAGCTTGAAGAGAGCCCCTCTTTTTTGCACACTCATTCGTacacgattttcattttcgcgGTTCTTCTGATAATTTTGGTTATCG TGTTCTTCGTCTACAAGCTGTTCAAGTGTCTGTCGGAGCGGGAAGCGAAGAGGGAGGAAAAGAAGAGGCAGAAACAgctgaagaagaagaagtag